In a genomic window of Canis lupus familiaris isolate Mischka breed German Shepherd chromosome 28, alternate assembly UU_Cfam_GSD_1.0, whole genome shotgun sequence:
- the TWNK gene encoding twinkle protein, mitochondrial isoform X1, which translates to MWVLLRGGYPLRMLLPLRAEWMGRRGLPRSLAPGPPRRRYRKEALPALEVPVLPVTATEIRQYLRAHGIPFQDGHSCLRAPSPFVKALELKDQSGATASFSLFIDKTTGRFLCMTSLAEGSWEDFQASVEGRGDGAREGILLGEAPEAEDSEEVRRIWDRAVPLWELPEPVEGQLARVMFGLTKVTDDTLRRFNVRYLWSARSLVFPWLSPGGLGLRGLKLLGAEGQGDGVQYKETTIPRPGVYYNLFGLPLISRRDVEVVLTSRELDSLALNQATGLPTLALPRGIACLPPALLPYLEQFRRIVLWLGDDLRSWEAAKLFARKLNPKRCSLVRPGDQQPRPLEALNRGLNLSRILRTALPAWHKSIVSFRQLREEVLGELSNVEQAAGIRWNRFPDLNRLLKGHRKGELTVFTGEPLGNHCLGSVFNPPAGPTGSGKTTFISEYALDLCTQGVNTLWGSFEISNVRLARVMLTQFAVGRLEEQLDKYDEWADRFEDLPLYFMTFHGQQSIRTVIDTMQHAVYVYDICHVVIDNLQFMMGHEQLSTDRIAAQDYIVGAFRKFATDNSCHVTLVIHPRKEDDDKELQTASIFGSAKASQEADNVLILQDRKLVTGPGKRYLQVSKNRFDGDVGVFPLEFNKSSLTFSIPPKSKARLKKVKDDNGLVTKKPSSGKKGAVPQNSETCLGQSHHPYQPDVSKPSR; encoded by the exons ATGTGGGTACTCCTTCGAGGCGGGTACCCCCTCCGTATGCTGCTCCCCCTGCGTGCGGAGTGGATGGGTCGGAGGGGCCTGCCCAGAAGCTTGGCCCCAGGCCCTCCTCGCAGGCGTTACAGGAAGGAGGCTCTCCCAGCCTTGGAGGTACCAGTGTTGCCCGTAACTGCAACTGAAATCCGCCAATATTTGCGGGCACATGGGATCCCCTTCCAGGATGGCCACAGCTGCCTGCGGGCACCGAGCCCCTTTGTGAAGGCCTTGGAGCTCAAGGACCAGAGTGGTGCTACTGCTTCCTTCAGCCTTTTCATTGACAAGACCACAGGCCGCTTTCTCTGCATGACCAGCCTAGCAGAGGGGAGCTGGGAAGACTTCCAGGCCAGCGTGGAGGGGCGAGGGGATGGGGCGAGAGAAGGGATCCTGCTCGGTGAGGCCCCAGAAGCCGAGGACAGTGAGGAGGTCCGGAGGATCTGGGACCGAGCCGTACCTCTCTGGGAGCTGCCTGAGCCGGTGGAGGGCCAGCTGGCTCGTGTGATGTTTGGCCTTACCAAAGTGACTGATGACACGCTCAGGCGTTTCAATGTGCGGTATTTGTGGTCTGCTCGCAGCCTTGTCTTCCCTTGGCTCTCCCCTGGAGGTTTGGGATTACGAGGCCTGAAGCTACTAGGTGCCGAAGGCCAGGGAGACGGAGTGCAGTATAAGGAAACCACCATTCCCCGGCCTGGTGTCTACTACAATCTGTTTGGATTACCACTGATCAGTCGGCGAGATGTTGAGGTGGTATTGACGAGTCGTGAGCTGGACAGCTTGGCCTTAAACCAAGCCACAGGGCTGcccaccctggccctgccccGAGGAATAGCCTGCTTACCCCCTGCCTTGCTCCCTTACCTCGAACAGTTTCGACGTATCGTGCTCTGGCTGGGAGATGACCTTCGGTCCTGGGAAGCTGCCAAGTTGTTTGCCCGAAAACTGAATCCCAAGCGATGCTCCTTGGTGCGGCCTGGGGACCAGCAGCCCCGTCCCCTGGAGGCCCTGAACCGAGGTTTGAATCTTTCTCGTATTCTGCGGACTGCCCTGCCTGCCTGGCACAAGTCTATCGTGTCTTTCCGGCAGCTTCGGGAGGAGGTGCTAGGGGAACTGTCAAATGTGGAGCAGGCAGCTGGCATCCGCTGGAACCGCTTCCCAGACCTCAATCGTCTCTTGAAGGGACATCGGAAGGGCGAGCTGACAGTCTTCACGGGTGAGCCCTTGGGAAATCACTGCTTGGG GTCTGTGTTCAACCCCCCTGCAGGGCCAACAGGCAGTGGAAAGACGACATTCATCAGTGAGTATGCCCTGGATTTGTGTACCCAGGGGGTAAACACACTGTGGGGTAGCTTTGAGATCAGCAACGTGAGACTAGCCCGAGTCATGCTGACACAGTTCGCTGTGGGGCGGCTAGAAGAGCAGTTGGACAAATACGACGAGTGGGCCGACCGCTTTGAAGACCTGCCTCTCTATTTCATGACTTTCCATGGGCAGCAGAGCATCAG gACGGTAATAGACACAATGCAACATGCAGTATACGTTTATGACATCTGCCATGTGGTCATCGACAATCTGCAGTTCATGATGGGGCATGAGCAGTTGTCCACAGACAG GATTGCAGCTCAAGACTACATCGTTGGGGCCTTTCGAAAGTTTGCAACAGACAATAGCTGCCATGTGACACTGGTCATTCATCCCCGGAAAGAGGATGATGATAAGGAACTGCAGACAGCATCAATTTTTGGCTCAGCCAAA GCAAGCCAGGAAGCAGACAATGTTCTGATCCTACAGGACAGGAAGCTGGTAACTGGTCCAGGGAAACGGTATCTGCAGGTGTCCAAGAACCGCTTTGATGGAGACGTAGGTGTCTTTCCACTTGAATTCAACAAGAGCTCTCTTACCTTCTCCATACCACCCAAGAGCAAGGCGCGGCTCAAGAAGGTCAAGGATGACAACGGGCTTGTGACCAAGAAGCCGTCCTCTGGCAAAAAAGGGGCTGTGCCCCAGAATTCTGAGACTTGCTTGGGTCAGTCCCACCACCCCTATCAGCCAGACGTCTCCAAGCCCTCAAGGTGA
- the TWNK gene encoding twinkle protein, mitochondrial isoform X2 yields the protein MWVLLRGGYPLRMLLPLRAEWMGRRGLPRSLAPGPPRRRYRKEALPALEVPVLPVTATEIRQYLRAHGIPFQDGHSCLRAPSPFVKALELKDQSGATASFSLFIDKTTGRFLCMTSLAEGSWEDFQASVEGRGDGAREGILLGEAPEAEDSEEVRRIWDRAVPLWELPEPVEGQLARVMFGLTKVTDDTLRRFNVRYLWSARSLVFPWLSPGGLGLRGLKLLGAEGQGDGVQYKETTIPRPGVYYNLFGLPLISRRDVEVVLTSRELDSLALNQATGLPTLALPRGIACLPPALLPYLEQFRRIVLWLGDDLRSWEAAKLFARKLNPKRCSLVRPGDQQPRPLEALNRGLNLSRILRTALPAWHKSIVSFRQLREEVLGELSNVEQAAGIRWNRFPDLNRLLKGHRKGELTVFTGPTGSGKTTFISEYALDLCTQGVNTLWGSFEISNVRLARVMLTQFAVGRLEEQLDKYDEWADRFEDLPLYFMTFHGQQSIRTVIDTMQHAVYVYDICHVVIDNLQFMMGHEQLSTDRIAAQDYIVGAFRKFATDNSCHVTLVIHPRKEDDDKELQTASIFGSAKASQEADNVLILQDRKLVTGPGKRYLQVSKNRFDGDVGVFPLEFNKSSLTFSIPPKSKARLKKVKDDNGLVTKKPSSGKKGAVPQNSETCLGQSHHPYQPDVSKPSR from the exons ATGTGGGTACTCCTTCGAGGCGGGTACCCCCTCCGTATGCTGCTCCCCCTGCGTGCGGAGTGGATGGGTCGGAGGGGCCTGCCCAGAAGCTTGGCCCCAGGCCCTCCTCGCAGGCGTTACAGGAAGGAGGCTCTCCCAGCCTTGGAGGTACCAGTGTTGCCCGTAACTGCAACTGAAATCCGCCAATATTTGCGGGCACATGGGATCCCCTTCCAGGATGGCCACAGCTGCCTGCGGGCACCGAGCCCCTTTGTGAAGGCCTTGGAGCTCAAGGACCAGAGTGGTGCTACTGCTTCCTTCAGCCTTTTCATTGACAAGACCACAGGCCGCTTTCTCTGCATGACCAGCCTAGCAGAGGGGAGCTGGGAAGACTTCCAGGCCAGCGTGGAGGGGCGAGGGGATGGGGCGAGAGAAGGGATCCTGCTCGGTGAGGCCCCAGAAGCCGAGGACAGTGAGGAGGTCCGGAGGATCTGGGACCGAGCCGTACCTCTCTGGGAGCTGCCTGAGCCGGTGGAGGGCCAGCTGGCTCGTGTGATGTTTGGCCTTACCAAAGTGACTGATGACACGCTCAGGCGTTTCAATGTGCGGTATTTGTGGTCTGCTCGCAGCCTTGTCTTCCCTTGGCTCTCCCCTGGAGGTTTGGGATTACGAGGCCTGAAGCTACTAGGTGCCGAAGGCCAGGGAGACGGAGTGCAGTATAAGGAAACCACCATTCCCCGGCCTGGTGTCTACTACAATCTGTTTGGATTACCACTGATCAGTCGGCGAGATGTTGAGGTGGTATTGACGAGTCGTGAGCTGGACAGCTTGGCCTTAAACCAAGCCACAGGGCTGcccaccctggccctgccccGAGGAATAGCCTGCTTACCCCCTGCCTTGCTCCCTTACCTCGAACAGTTTCGACGTATCGTGCTCTGGCTGGGAGATGACCTTCGGTCCTGGGAAGCTGCCAAGTTGTTTGCCCGAAAACTGAATCCCAAGCGATGCTCCTTGGTGCGGCCTGGGGACCAGCAGCCCCGTCCCCTGGAGGCCCTGAACCGAGGTTTGAATCTTTCTCGTATTCTGCGGACTGCCCTGCCTGCCTGGCACAAGTCTATCGTGTCTTTCCGGCAGCTTCGGGAGGAGGTGCTAGGGGAACTGTCAAATGTGGAGCAGGCAGCTGGCATCCGCTGGAACCGCTTCCCAGACCTCAATCGTCTCTTGAAGGGACATCGGAAGGGCGAGCTGACAGTCTTCACGG GGCCAACAGGCAGTGGAAAGACGACATTCATCAGTGAGTATGCCCTGGATTTGTGTACCCAGGGGGTAAACACACTGTGGGGTAGCTTTGAGATCAGCAACGTGAGACTAGCCCGAGTCATGCTGACACAGTTCGCTGTGGGGCGGCTAGAAGAGCAGTTGGACAAATACGACGAGTGGGCCGACCGCTTTGAAGACCTGCCTCTCTATTTCATGACTTTCCATGGGCAGCAGAGCATCAG gACGGTAATAGACACAATGCAACATGCAGTATACGTTTATGACATCTGCCATGTGGTCATCGACAATCTGCAGTTCATGATGGGGCATGAGCAGTTGTCCACAGACAG GATTGCAGCTCAAGACTACATCGTTGGGGCCTTTCGAAAGTTTGCAACAGACAATAGCTGCCATGTGACACTGGTCATTCATCCCCGGAAAGAGGATGATGATAAGGAACTGCAGACAGCATCAATTTTTGGCTCAGCCAAA GCAAGCCAGGAAGCAGACAATGTTCTGATCCTACAGGACAGGAAGCTGGTAACTGGTCCAGGGAAACGGTATCTGCAGGTGTCCAAGAACCGCTTTGATGGAGACGTAGGTGTCTTTCCACTTGAATTCAACAAGAGCTCTCTTACCTTCTCCATACCACCCAAGAGCAAGGCGCGGCTCAAGAAGGTCAAGGATGACAACGGGCTTGTGACCAAGAAGCCGTCCTCTGGCAAAAAAGGGGCTGTGCCCCAGAATTCTGAGACTTGCTTGGGTCAGTCCCACCACCCCTATCAGCCAGACGTCTCCAAGCCCTCAAGGTGA
- the LOC119866551 gene encoding proline-rich protein HaeIII subfamily 1-like isoform X3, producing the protein MRCGSGKGNPWPSPAPPEWSRGPSTHTHSPLVGPGAAGGSWALGAAGARAGLAKLNSHRPVLGGEELGKVSPTKLQGPVRRDQVRDDEFPFPQEAGTPNAPSGPPPSPRSSASPPALRRAEVGGAPGSPPSPGPPSPPPRRSMLGPGRPQRSTGAPPGSGPRAATRRRPARPGPAPPPRRPRPDRPPSGPSGRRSAGEGSEGRPRPGADTRSTPRHAGPRRGPRDPPRPVGSGTRRRRRVTLHPYPGPGASGSWSLFQHKGPGATAAALPPPLLRSKPPPQDTLRLRSPERGAEGRPPHPPRPPGPCSPGPGRGPGLGPCLPHPQRWREADSDLRRRRHQAARSQDTPPPQQLWGPLPDCPAL; encoded by the coding sequence ATGCGCTGTGGCTCTGGGAAAGGGAACCCCTggccctccccagcaccccccgAGTGGTCACGGGGGCCCAGCACACACACGCACTCCCCCTTGGTGGGCCCGGGGGCAGCTGGGGGCAGCTGGGCGCTGGGTGCTGCTGGGGCCCGCGCAGGTCTGGCCAAGCTGAACTCCCACAGACCTGTTTTGGGGGGTGAAGAGTTGGGGAAAGTCTCCCCCACCAAACTCCAAGGACCAGTCAGGCGGGATCAAGTCCGGGATGACGAGTTCCCATTCCCCCAGGAAGCCGGGACCCCCAACGCCCCCTCCGggcctcccccctctccccgctCCTCCGCCTCCCCACCGGCCCTCCGCCGCGCCGAAGTTGGGGGCGCCCCCGGGTCgcctcccagccctggccccccCTCACCTCCGCCGCGCCGCTCCATGCTCGGCCCGGGCCGCCCCCAGCGCTCCACAGGCGCGCCGCCCGGCTCCGGCCCGCGCGCGGCCACTCGGaggcgcccggcccggcccggcccggccccgcctccgCGGCGCCCCCGGCCCGACCGGCCCCCGTCCGGCCCGAGTGGGCGGCGCAGCGCGGGGGAGGGGTCCGAGGGGCGTCCCCGCCCCGGCGCGGACACGCGCAGCACCCCGCGTCACGCGGGGCCGCGCCGCGGGCCTCGGGACCCCCCACGCCCGGTGGGCTCGGGgactcggcggcggcggcgggtcaCCCTCCACCCCTACCCGGGCCCCGGGGCCAGCGGCAGCTGGTCATTGTTCCAGCACAAAGGGCCCGGCGCCACGGCGGCCGCCCTTCCCCCTCCGCTCCTCCGGTCGAAGCCTCCCCCGCAAGACACACTCCGGCTTCGGAGTCCCGAGCGGGGCGCGGAGGGCCggcccccccacccgccccggccgccgggcccctgctccccagggccGGGTCGCGGACCCGGGCTCGGGCcgtgcctgccccacccccagcggTGGAGGGAGGCAGATTCGGATTTGCGGAGGCGGCGCCACCAGGCGGCGCGTTCGCAGGATACACCGCCACCCCAGCAACTTTGGGGGCCCCTACCGGACTGCCCAGCACTGTAG
- the TWNK gene encoding twinkle protein, mitochondrial isoform X3, translating into MWVLLRGGYPLRMLLPLRAEWMGRRGLPRSLAPGPPRRRYRKEALPALEVPVLPVTATEIRQYLRAHGIPFQDGHSCLRAPSPFVKALELKDQSGATASFSLFIDKTTGRFLCMTSLAEGSWEDFQASVEGRGDGAREGILLGEAPEAEDSEEVRRIWDRAVPLWELPEPVEGQLARVMFGLTKVTDDTLRRFNVRYLWSARSLVFPWLSPGGLGLRGLKLLGAEGQGDGVQYKETTIPRPGVYYNLFGLPLISRRDVEVVLTSRELDSLALNQATGLPTLALPRGIACLPPALLPYLEQFRRIVLWLGDDLRSWEAAKLFARKLNPKRCSLVRPGDQQPRPLEALNRGLNLSRILRTALPAWHKSIVSFRQLREEVLGELSNVEQAAGIRWNRFPDLNRLLKGHRKGELTVFTGLCSTPLQGQQAVERRHSSFAVGRLEEQLDKYDEWADRFEDLPLYFMTFHGQQSIRTVIDTMQHAVYVYDICHVVIDNLQFMMGHEQLSTDRIAAQDYIVGAFRKFATDNSCHVTLVIHPRKEDDDKELQTASIFGSAKASQEADNVLILQDRKLVTGPGKRYLQVSKNRFDGDVGVFPLEFNKSSLTFSIPPKSKARLKKVKDDNGLVTKKPSSGKKGAVPQNSETCLGQSHHPYQPDVSKPSR; encoded by the exons ATGTGGGTACTCCTTCGAGGCGGGTACCCCCTCCGTATGCTGCTCCCCCTGCGTGCGGAGTGGATGGGTCGGAGGGGCCTGCCCAGAAGCTTGGCCCCAGGCCCTCCTCGCAGGCGTTACAGGAAGGAGGCTCTCCCAGCCTTGGAGGTACCAGTGTTGCCCGTAACTGCAACTGAAATCCGCCAATATTTGCGGGCACATGGGATCCCCTTCCAGGATGGCCACAGCTGCCTGCGGGCACCGAGCCCCTTTGTGAAGGCCTTGGAGCTCAAGGACCAGAGTGGTGCTACTGCTTCCTTCAGCCTTTTCATTGACAAGACCACAGGCCGCTTTCTCTGCATGACCAGCCTAGCAGAGGGGAGCTGGGAAGACTTCCAGGCCAGCGTGGAGGGGCGAGGGGATGGGGCGAGAGAAGGGATCCTGCTCGGTGAGGCCCCAGAAGCCGAGGACAGTGAGGAGGTCCGGAGGATCTGGGACCGAGCCGTACCTCTCTGGGAGCTGCCTGAGCCGGTGGAGGGCCAGCTGGCTCGTGTGATGTTTGGCCTTACCAAAGTGACTGATGACACGCTCAGGCGTTTCAATGTGCGGTATTTGTGGTCTGCTCGCAGCCTTGTCTTCCCTTGGCTCTCCCCTGGAGGTTTGGGATTACGAGGCCTGAAGCTACTAGGTGCCGAAGGCCAGGGAGACGGAGTGCAGTATAAGGAAACCACCATTCCCCGGCCTGGTGTCTACTACAATCTGTTTGGATTACCACTGATCAGTCGGCGAGATGTTGAGGTGGTATTGACGAGTCGTGAGCTGGACAGCTTGGCCTTAAACCAAGCCACAGGGCTGcccaccctggccctgccccGAGGAATAGCCTGCTTACCCCCTGCCTTGCTCCCTTACCTCGAACAGTTTCGACGTATCGTGCTCTGGCTGGGAGATGACCTTCGGTCCTGGGAAGCTGCCAAGTTGTTTGCCCGAAAACTGAATCCCAAGCGATGCTCCTTGGTGCGGCCTGGGGACCAGCAGCCCCGTCCCCTGGAGGCCCTGAACCGAGGTTTGAATCTTTCTCGTATTCTGCGGACTGCCCTGCCTGCCTGGCACAAGTCTATCGTGTCTTTCCGGCAGCTTCGGGAGGAGGTGCTAGGGGAACTGTCAAATGTGGAGCAGGCAGCTGGCATCCGCTGGAACCGCTTCCCAGACCTCAATCGTCTCTTGAAGGGACATCGGAAGGGCGAGCTGACAGTCTTCACGG GTCTGTGTTCAACCCCCCTGCAGGGCCAACAGGCAGTGGAAAGACGACATTCATCA TTCGCTGTGGGGCGGCTAGAAGAGCAGTTGGACAAATACGACGAGTGGGCCGACCGCTTTGAAGACCTGCCTCTCTATTTCATGACTTTCCATGGGCAGCAGAGCATCAG gACGGTAATAGACACAATGCAACATGCAGTATACGTTTATGACATCTGCCATGTGGTCATCGACAATCTGCAGTTCATGATGGGGCATGAGCAGTTGTCCACAGACAG GATTGCAGCTCAAGACTACATCGTTGGGGCCTTTCGAAAGTTTGCAACAGACAATAGCTGCCATGTGACACTGGTCATTCATCCCCGGAAAGAGGATGATGATAAGGAACTGCAGACAGCATCAATTTTTGGCTCAGCCAAA GCAAGCCAGGAAGCAGACAATGTTCTGATCCTACAGGACAGGAAGCTGGTAACTGGTCCAGGGAAACGGTATCTGCAGGTGTCCAAGAACCGCTTTGATGGAGACGTAGGTGTCTTTCCACTTGAATTCAACAAGAGCTCTCTTACCTTCTCCATACCACCCAAGAGCAAGGCGCGGCTCAAGAAGGTCAAGGATGACAACGGGCTTGTGACCAAGAAGCCGTCCTCTGGCAAAAAAGGGGCTGTGCCCCAGAATTCTGAGACTTGCTTGGGTCAGTCCCACCACCCCTATCAGCCAGACGTCTCCAAGCCCTCAAGGTGA
- the TWNK gene encoding twinkle protein, mitochondrial isoform X4 yields MLLGAAWGPAAPSPGGPEPRFESFSYSADCPACLAQVYRVFPAASGGGARGTVKCGAGSWHPLEPLPRPQSSLEGTSEGRADSLHGSVFNPPAGPTGSGKTTFISEYALDLCTQGVNTLWGSFEISNVRLARVMLTQFAVGRLEEQLDKYDEWADRFEDLPLYFMTFHGQQSIRTVIDTMQHAVYVYDICHVVIDNLQFMMGHEQLSTDRIAAQDYIVGAFRKFATDNSCHVTLVIHPRKEDDDKELQTASIFGSAKASQEADNVLILQDRKLVTGPGKRYLQVSKNRFDGDVGVFPLEFNKSSLTFSIPPKSKARLKKVKDDNGLVTKKPSSGKKGAVPQNSETCLGQSHHPYQPDVSKPSR; encoded by the exons ATGCTCCTTGGTGCGGCCTGGGGACCAGCAGCCCCGTCCCCTGGAGGCCCTGAACCGAGGTTTGAATCTTTCTCGTATTCTGCGGACTGCCCTGCCTGCCTGGCACAAGTCTATCGTGTCTTTCCGGCAGCTTCGGGAGGAGGTGCTAGGGGAACTGTCAAATGTGGAGCAGGCAGCTGGCATCCGCTGGAACCGCTTCCCAGACCTCAATCGTCTCTTGAAGGGACATCGGAAGGGCGAGCTGACAGTCTTCACGG GTCTGTGTTCAACCCCCCTGCAGGGCCAACAGGCAGTGGAAAGACGACATTCATCAGTGAGTATGCCCTGGATTTGTGTACCCAGGGGGTAAACACACTGTGGGGTAGCTTTGAGATCAGCAACGTGAGACTAGCCCGAGTCATGCTGACACAGTTCGCTGTGGGGCGGCTAGAAGAGCAGTTGGACAAATACGACGAGTGGGCCGACCGCTTTGAAGACCTGCCTCTCTATTTCATGACTTTCCATGGGCAGCAGAGCATCAG gACGGTAATAGACACAATGCAACATGCAGTATACGTTTATGACATCTGCCATGTGGTCATCGACAATCTGCAGTTCATGATGGGGCATGAGCAGTTGTCCACAGACAG GATTGCAGCTCAAGACTACATCGTTGGGGCCTTTCGAAAGTTTGCAACAGACAATAGCTGCCATGTGACACTGGTCATTCATCCCCGGAAAGAGGATGATGATAAGGAACTGCAGACAGCATCAATTTTTGGCTCAGCCAAA GCAAGCCAGGAAGCAGACAATGTTCTGATCCTACAGGACAGGAAGCTGGTAACTGGTCCAGGGAAACGGTATCTGCAGGTGTCCAAGAACCGCTTTGATGGAGACGTAGGTGTCTTTCCACTTGAATTCAACAAGAGCTCTCTTACCTTCTCCATACCACCCAAGAGCAAGGCGCGGCTCAAGAAGGTCAAGGATGACAACGGGCTTGTGACCAAGAAGCCGTCCTCTGGCAAAAAAGGGGCTGTGCCCCAGAATTCTGAGACTTGCTTGGGTCAGTCCCACCACCCCTATCAGCCAGACGTCTCCAAGCCCTCAAGGTGA